From one Culex quinquefasciatus strain JHB chromosome 3, VPISU_Cqui_1.0_pri_paternal, whole genome shotgun sequence genomic stretch:
- the LOC6043137 gene encoding carboxypeptidase B, producing the protein MKLLLAVLALVALVSAEQVFYRDYKVYKIDVANRGQHELLGQWREVDGVDFWDNVGRRIMIHPALQEKFEAFLTVNKIANELIIPDVEATIEAERQYDLQYRRTKGATSDRATVDFDHFWSTEEIYQYLDGLAAAFPNLVKVETVGQTHEGRDIKSVTISTTNGQVSGTKPVIFIDAGVHAREWAAIMSTVYLIHELIEHNDLYADMLQKDWVIIPIGNPDGYEFSRTNNRMWRKNRVPASILCTGVDINRNFNYRWASGIITCSESFPGPNPESELETQAIVGLMKRYAGNLELYLAVHTFGDMILYPFGYTLPFVPVSNAAEHIAMGERARAAVLAVGGPDYIVGNSAEILYTANGVSDDYAVGEAGFKYGFTLELTGGGNQGFDLPASEMFRVASETFEIFRSMAGDI; encoded by the exons ATGAAGCTTCTTCTTGCAGTCCTTGCCCTAGTGGCTCTCGTCAGTGCAGAACAAGTGTTTTATAGAGA CTACAAAGTGTACAAAATTGATGTCGCAAATCGTGGTCAGCATGAGCTTCTGGGACAATGGCGGGAAGTGGATGGAGTTGATTTCTGGGACAACGTCGGACGAAGAATTATGATTCATCCAGCGCTTCAGGAAAAGTTTGAGGCTTTTCTGACCGTCAACAAAATTGCCAACGAGCTGATCATTCCCGATGTTGAAGC AACAATTGAAGCCGAACGTCAGTACGACCTGCAGTACCGTCGTACCAAGGGAGCAACTTCTGACCGGGCAACGGTtgactttgaccacttttggtcTACGGAGGAAATCTATCAGTACCTGGATGGGCTGGCCGCTGCGTTCCCAAATCTGGTGAAGGTTGAAACCGTTGGTCAAACGCACGAAGGTCGCGACATCAAGTCCGTTACCATCTCCACCACGAACGGGCAGGTCAGCGGAACGAAGCCCGTGATCTTCATCGACGCTGGAGTTCATGCGCG TGAATGGGCCGCCATCATGTCAACAGTCTACCTGATCCACGAGCTGATTGAACATAACGACCTTTACGCCGACATGCTCCAGAAGGATTGGGTGATCATTCCGATTGGCAACCCTGACGGATACGAGTTCTCCCGCACAAACAATCGCATGTGGCGCAAGAACCGCGTCCCGGCGTCGATTTTGTGCACCGGAGTCGACATTAACCGCAACTTTAACTACAGATGGGCTTCGGGCATTATC ACCTGTTCTGAATCCTTCCCTGGTCCAAACCCCGAGTCGGAACTCGAAACGCAAGCCATTGTCGGCCTGATGAAACGATACGCAGGCAACCTGGAGCTATACCTGGCGGTGCACACCTTCGGTGACATGATCCTGTACCCGTTCGGTTACACGTTGCCTTTCGTCCCGGTTTCGAATGCCGCCGAACACATTGCCATGGGCGAACGGGCCCGGGCCGCTGTGTTGGCCGTTGGAGGACCCGATTACATTGTCGGTAATAGCGCCGAGATTTTGTACACGGCGAACGGAGTTAGTGACGATTATGCGGTTGGGGAGGCCGGATTTAAGTACGGATTTACGCTGGAGCTGACCGGAGGTGGTAACCAAGGGTTTGACCTGCCGGCCTCGGAAATGTTCCGGGTTGCGAGTGAGACGTTCGAAATCTTCCGATCGATGGCTGGAGATATTTGA
- the LOC6043138 gene encoding carboxypeptidase B, whose protein sequence is MRSFLVAFAAIALVALASAEQVSYRDYKVYKIDVASRDQLELLGHWREVDGVDFWDNAGRRIMIQPALQEKFEAFLNVNKIANELIIPDVEATIEAERRYDLQYRRTKGATSGRATVDFDHFWSTEEIYQYLDELAAEFPNLVKVETVGQTHEGRDIKSVTISTTNGQVSGTKPVIFIDAGVHAREWAAIMSTVYLIHELVEHSDLYANMLQKDWVIVPVGNPDGYEFSRTSNRMWRKNRFPVTILCSGADLNRNFNYMWAASSNACSDTYPGASPESELETQAIVGLMKRYAANLELYLAVHTYGDMILYPFGYAWPFIPVSNAAEHIAMGERARAAVLAVGGPDYVVGNSAEILYTANGASDDYALGEGGFKYGFTLELTGGGRQGFDLPAEELSRVASQTFEIFRSMAGDV, encoded by the exons ATGAGGAGCTTTTTGGTGGCCTTTGCGGCGATTGCCCTGGTGGCCCTCGCCAGCGCTGAACAGGTTTCTTATAGAGa CTATAAAGTGTACAAAATTGATGTCGCAAGTCGTGACCAGCTTGAACTTCTTGGACATTGGCGTGAAGTTGACGGGGTTGACTTCTGGGACAATGCTGGACGAAGAATTATGATCCAACCAGCACTTCAGGAGAAGTTTGAGGCTTTCCTGAACGTCAACAAAATCGCCAACGAGCTGATCATTCCCGATGTTGAAGC AACAATTGAAGCCGAACGTCGGTACGACTTGCAGTACCGTCGTACCAAGGGAGCTACTTCCGGCCGAGCAACGGTtgactttgaccacttttggtcTACGGAGGAAATCTATCAGTACCTGGATGAGCTGGCCGCTGAGTTCCCCAACCTGGTGAAGGTTGAAACCGTTGGTCAAACGCACGAAGGTCGCGACATCAAGTCCGTTACAATCTCCACCACGAACGGACAGGTAAGCGGAACGAAGCCCGTGATCTTCATTGATGCTGGAGTTCATGCGCG TGAATGGGCCGCCATCATGTCCACAGTCTACCTGATCCACGAGCTGGTCGAACACAGCGACCTTTACGCCAACATGCTCCAAAAGGACTGGGTCATCGTTCCTGTTGGCAACCCTGACGGATACGAGTTCTCCCGCACTAGCAACCGCATGTGGCGCAAGAACCGCTTCCCAGTGACGATTCTCTGCTCCGGTGCCGACCTGAACCGCAACTTCAACTACATGTGGGCCGCGAGCAGCAAT GCTTGTTCCGACACCTACCCGGGAGCATCGCCCGAGTCGGAACTGGAAACCCAAGCCATCGTCGGCCTGATGAAGCGTTACGCTGCCAACCTGGAACTGTACCTGGCGGTGCACACGTACGGCGATATGATCCTGTACCCGTTCGGTTACGCGTGGCCCTTCATCCCGGTCTCGAACGCGGCCGAACACATTGCCATGGGCGAACGGGCCCGTGCCGCCGTGTTGGCCGTTGGTGGTCCCGATTACGTTGTCGGTAATAGCGCAGAGATTTTGTACACGGCGAACGGAGCTAGCGATGATTATGCTCTCGGAGAGGGCGGATTCAAGTACGGATTTACGCTGGAGCTGACCGGTGGTGGTAGGCAAGGATTTGATCTGCCTGCAGAGGAATTGTCGCGGGTTGCGAGTCAGACGTTTGAGATCTTCCGGTCGATGGCTGGAGATGTTTGA
- the LOC6043139 gene encoding carboxypeptidase B — protein MRRVFGAAVFVISAVGLVCGGEVSYRNYKLYDVAPTSMDQLSMFQEVQDDFELDFWSAPNLRKSTPVMVSPTADDSFRKFLQQYNITHQLSNENVQQIIDREQHGQREHLRSKRATADKWSFSFDHFWTLEEVYAYLDNLERTYPDMVRTKSYGQSTEGRPLRVITISKNSVVNSLRPVVLIDGGIHAREWGSPMAVLYLIHQLVENSTESEQLLEKTDWVIMPVANPDGYVYSHERDRMWRKNRARVNTLCQGVDLNRNFPFQWKYTSGECTNGYAGSTPGSEPETRALMLLMATYARATKLYLAVHTCGDYILYPYGYDYVQAPNAAELQSLGDLAADAVKTAGGPDYSVGGASFLLYPANGSDDFIYGSFGIKYAYTLELSCGTDGDGFVLSVPEMQNVTRDAFEMFKVFGKFAGEQPVKPRRP, from the exons ATGAGACGCGTTTTCGGAGCAGCTGTTTTTGTGATCTCGGCTGTCGGACTAGTTTGCGGTGGGGAAGTTTCGTACAGGAA ttaCAAACTCTACGATGTTGCACCAACTTCCATGGATCAGCTGAGTATGTTTCAAGAAGTGCAAGATGATTTTGAGCTGGACTTTTGGAGTGCACCAAATCTACGTAAGAGTACGCCGGTCATGGTCAGTCCAACAGCTGACGACTCGTTCAGGAAGTTCTTGCAGCAGTACAACATAACACATCAGCTGTCGAACGAGAATGTTCAGCAAATAATCGACCGTGAACAGCACGGACAGCGTGAACATTTGCGTAGCAAACGAGCAACTGCGGACAAGTGGTCCTTTTCGTTCGACCACTTTTGGACGCTGGAAGAAGTATACGCCTATCTGGACAATTTGGAGCGAACCTATCCAGACATGGTGCGTACGAAGAGCTACGGCCAAAGCACCGAGGGTCGTCCGCTGCGGGTGATAACGATTTCCAAGAACTCTGTTGTGAACTCGCTTCGACCGGTCGTGCTGATCGACGGAGGTATTCATGCCCGCGAGTGGGGCAGTCCGATGGCCGTGCTGTATCTGATTCATCAGCTGGTGGAGAATTCCACCGAAAGTGAGCAATTGTTGGAGAAGACGGACTGGGTGATCATGCCGGTGGCGAACCCGGACGGGTACGTGTACTCGCACGAGCGGGATCGGATGTGGCGGAAGAACCGGGCACGAGTCAACACGCTGTGCCAGGGAGTGGATCTGAACAGGAACTTTCCGTTTCAGTGGAAGTATACGAGTGGG GAGTGCACCAACGGGTACGCCGGCTCCACGCCCGGTTCCGAGCCGGAAACGCGCGCCCTCATGCTGCTGATGGCTACGTACGCCCGCGCCACGAAACTGTACCTTGCCGTCCACACGTGCGGCGATTACATCCTGTACCCGTACGGGTACGATTACGTGCAAGCCCCGAACGCGGCCGAGCTGCAATCGCTGGGGGATCTTGCGGCGGACGCCGTCAAGACGGCGGGTGGACCGGATTACAGCGTCGGAGGCGCTTCGTTCCTGCTGTATCCGGCCAACGGGAGTGATGATTTTATCTACGGAAGTTTTGGCATCAAGTACGCGTACACGTTGGAGTTGTCCTGCGGAACGGACGGAGATGGGTTCGTGCTTTCCGTGCCCGAAATGCAGAACGTTACCAGGGATGCGTTTGAAATGTTCAAAGTTTTTGGGAAGTTTGCCGGAGAACAACCGGTGAAGCCGCGCCGGCCGTAA
- the LOC6043140 gene encoding carboxypeptidase B, producing MKLCLPLLVGCLFALLAGTSGVEFTQFQLYVVHVDNRDQLNQIQELVQNGDYDFWDVPRVNRKARVMVNHIDEMMFEKFLEEHDIDFDPIVENVQQILNKERKKNEEHHRRAKRDAKATVDFDHYWTLDEIYAYVEELAATSEMVTAFDIGTTHEGRPIKAMTISRNGEVGMDRPVVFMDAGIHAREWAGIMSVLYMIHEFVEHSEQYPDQLDNTDYVIIPVLNPDGYVYTHEKNRLWRKNRVQNNLLCAGVDLNRNFPAMWRFTSNACTNSYAGPEHSSEKETVAMMGLMDRYKSAMAMYVAVHTHGDMILWPWGYEYDKYCDNWEEHDQLGKLAQQAIVAVGGPEWEVGNSVEVLNYRASGATDDYAYATGARLAFTIELTGGGYEGFDLPADQIGKVSRETMEVYKVFGKHAGSLTVPVVKN from the exons ATGAAGTTGTGTCTACCGTTGCTAGTTGGGTGCTTGTTTGCACTTCTAGCTGGAACCAGTGGAGTCGAGTTCACTCA ATTCCAGCTCTACGTAGTTCACGTGGATAATCGCGACCAGTTGAACCAGATTCAAGAACTCGTCCAGAATGGCGACTACgacttttgggatgttccccGCGTAAACCGGAAGGCTCGAGTGATGGTCAACCATATTGATGAGATGATGTTTGAAAAGTTCCTCGAAGAGCATGACATCGACTTTGATCCGATTGTCGAAAATGTGCAGCA AATCCTCAACAAGGAGCGGAAAAAGAACGAAGAGCATCACCGGCGGGCGAAGCGTGATGCCAAAGCTACGGTTGACTTTGACCACTACTGGACGCTGGATGAAATTTACGCGTACGTCGAAGAGCTGGCAGCGACCAGTGAGATGGTAACGGCGTTCGACATCGGGACGACCCACGAGGGCAGGCCGATCAAGGCGATGACCATTTCCCGGAACGGGGAAGTCGGCATGGATCGGCCGGTGGTGTTTATGGACGCGGGAATTCACGCTCG CGAATGGGCCGGCATCATGTCGGTGCTGTACATGATCCACGAGTTCGTCGAGCACTCGGAGCAGTACCCGGACCAGCTGGACAACACCGACTACGTCATAATCCCGGTGCTCAACCCGGACGGGTACGTCTACACCCACGAGAAGAACCGGCTGTGGCGCAAGAACCGCGTCCAGAACAACCTGCTGTGCGCCGGCGTCGACTTGAACCGCAACTTCCCGGCCATGTGGCGCTTCACCAGCAACGCTTGTACCAACTCTTACGCGGGGCCGGAGCACAGCTCGGAAAAGGAAACAGTGGCCATGATGGGTCTGATGGATCGGTACAAGTCGGCGATGGCGATGTACGTGGCGGTGCACACCCACGGCGATATGATACTGTGGCCTTGGGGCTACGAATACGACAAGTACTGCGACAACTGGGAGGAGCACGACCAGCTCGGCAAGCTGGCCCAGCAAGCGATCGTGGCTGTTGGTGGACCGGAGTGGGAGGTTGGCAACTCGGTTGAAGTGCTGAACTACCGGGCGTCGGGAGCGACCGATGATTACGCGTACGCTACGGGGGCACGGTTGGCCTTTACGATTGAACTGACCGGGGGAGGGTACGAGGGATTCGATCTGCCGGCCGATCAGATTGGTAAAGTTTCGCGCGAAACGATGGAGGTGTACAAGGTGTTCGGGAAGCATGCGGGATCGTTGACGGTGCCGGTTGTGAAGAATTGA
- the LOC6043141 gene encoding carboxypeptidase B, with translation MAPRRNDRKLGWRGRFQLYLVSVETREQLEKIHELTRNDAYDFWDVPRLNRKARVMVNRRDEGKFEGFLEQHEFDFDIAAENVQQLLNNEKSKNEEHLKKVRRNAGPKSTIDFDHYWSLEEVYDFVEEVAAKSDMVTAFDIGTTHEGRPLKALTLSKNGYINMERPVVFMDAGIHAREWATIMTIMHLLHEFTEHPELYAEQLDNTDFVIIPVLNPDGYVFAHQENRLWRKNRAQYNMLCAGVDLNRNFPAMWRFTSNACTSSYAGPFATSEPETRAMMSLMDQYKAAMVMYVAVHTSGEMVLWPWGYEATYVDNWEEHDELGKQAAAAIVAVGGPEWTVGNSVEVLNYEASGATDDYAYTVGARLAYTIELKGAGTTGFEIAAEEISKCNRETMELYKVFFKYAGGLALPNKDQ, from the exons ATGGCACCCCGCCGTAACGACCGGAAATTGGGGTGGAGGGGGAG ATTCCAGCTCTACCTAGTCAGCGTGGAAACTCGCGAGCAGCTGGAGAAGATCCACGAGCTGACGCGTAACGATGCTTACGACTTTTGGGACGTTCCCAGACTGAACCGGAAAGCTCGCGTGATGGTTAACCGGCGGGACGAGGGCAAGTTTGAAggatttctggagcaacacgagttCGATTTTGATATCGCGGCTGAAAATGTGCAACA ATTGTTGAACAACGAGAAGAGCAAGAATGAGGAACATCTCAAAAAGGTACGCCGTAATGCTGGACCTAAGTCGACCATCGATTTTGATCATTACTGGTCGTTGGAAGAGGTGTACGACTTTGTAGAAGAAGTAGCAGCCAAGAGTGACATGGTAACGGCGTTCGATATTGGAACTACCCACGAGGGAAGACCACTGAAGGCGCTGACACTGTCTAAGAACGGATACATCAATATGGAGCGTCCGGTGGTGTTCATGGATGCCGGTATCCATGCTCG tGAATGGGCCACCATTATGACCATCATGCATCTGCTGCACGAGTTCACCGAACATCCGGAACTGTACGCCGAGCAGCTGGACAACACCGACTTCGTGATCATCCCGGTGCTCAACCCGGACGGTTACGTGTTTGCCCACCAGGAGAACCGTCTTTGGCGCAAGAACCGTGCCCAGTACAACATGCTGTGCGCCGGCGTTGACCTGAACCGTAACTTCCCGGCCATGTGGCGCTTCACGAGCAATGCCTGCACGAGCTCCTACGCCGGCCCCTTCGCCACATCGGAACCGGAAACGCGTGCCATGATGAGCCTGATGGATCAGTACAAGGCCGCGATGGTGATGTACGTGGCGGTGCACACCAGCGGAGAAATGGTCCTGTGGCCCTGGGGATACGAAGCGACCTACGTGGACAACTGGGAGGAACATGACGAGTTGGGAAAGCAAGCTGCTGCTGCCATTGTGGCCGTGGGTGGACCCGAGTGGACCGTTGGCAATTCGGTTGAGGTGCTGAACTATGAGGCTTCGGGAGCGACCGACGATTACGCGTACACCGTGGGAGCTCGGTTGGCTTATACAATTGAGCTAAAGGGCGCTGGAACGACCGGGTTCGAGATCGCTGCCGAAGAGATCAGCAAGTGCAACCGGGAAACTATGGAGCTGTACAAAGTCTTCTTTAAATATGCTGGAGGACTGGCTTTGCCGAATAAGGATCAATAA
- the LOC6043142 gene encoding carboxypeptidase B: MVRYCDKRGRTIGTSAEGRAINAIRISYGNQANRPMVIIDGGLRAREWTSTMVAMFVIHEFIEHPDHFTDILDEINFLVIPVANPDGYAFSHTTTRMWVKSRRAVGNGCFGVDLNRNFGYQWSSTGASDPCADNYAGTAAFSEPETQALRSVIERNSANLKLYLSIQAAEKMVLYPFSYNGLRSPANVDAHRAVAEMVAREMIAQNGYLYTYGPAGALLQAETGTITDYVAGTQGVQYAFVLETRGGAQNIYDLPAAQLEEVLYETAMGLKVMGEYVAGIRRV, encoded by the exons ATGGTCCGATATTGCGATAAGCGCGGCCG GACGATCGGAACTTCTGCTGAGGGTCGTGCGATTAATGCGATTCGCATTTCTTATGGGAATCAGGCCAATCGTCCTATGGTGATCATCGATGGAGGTCTGCGGGCCCGCGAATGGACCTCAACCATGGTGGCGATGTTTGTGATCCACGAGTTCATCGAGCATCCTGATCACTTCACCGATATTTTGGATGAAATCAACTTCCTCGTCATTCCGGTGGCTAATCCCGATGGTTACGCGTTTTCGCACACCACCACCCGTATGTGGGTCAAGTCCCGACGTGCCGTCGGTAACGGATGCTTTGGCGTTGATCTGAACCGTAACTTTGGCTACCAATGGTCATCTACTGGAGCTAGTGAC CCCTGTGCCGACAACTACGCCGGAACTGCTGCCTTCTCGGAGCCGGAAACCCAAGCTCTCCGTAGCGTCATCGAACGCAACAGTGCCAACCTGAAGCTGTACCTGAGCATCCAGGCCGCCGAGAAGATGGTGCTGTATCCGTTCTCCTACAACGGACTGCGTAGTCCGGCCAACGTTGACGCCCACCGCGCGGTCGCTGAAATGGTTGCCCGGGAAATGATCGCCCAGAACGGATATCTGTACACTTATGGACCGGCAGGAGCGCTGCTTCAGGCGGAAACTGGAACCATTACGGATTACGTGGCCGGCACCCAGGGAGTTCAGTACGCGTTCGTGCTGGAAACTCGCGGTGGAGCGCAGAACATCTACGACCTGCCGGCGGCACAGCTCGAAGAGGTTCTGTACGAGACGGCCATGGGCCTGAAGGTTATGGGAGAATACGTGGCCGGAATCCGTCGCGTCTAA